One window from the genome of Polynucleobacter sp. MWH-Svant-W18 encodes:
- a CDS encoding arsenate reductase ArsC, which translates to MTRPYNILFLCTGNSARSILGEALATTLSHGRFIGYSAGSTPRGEVHPIARELAKEMGYPLEMLRSKSWDEFGLAGAPVMDFIITVCDSAAGEECPYWPGHPATAHWGFMDPAAVTEGDEAMWAAFRKVEMGLRNRIELLLDLPIDKLDDLQIKDELHAIHHKLNK; encoded by the coding sequence ATGACTCGTCCATACAATATTCTGTTTCTTTGCACAGGCAATTCTGCCAGATCGATTCTTGGTGAGGCGCTAGCAACTACGCTAAGTCACGGCCGATTTATTGGCTATTCAGCTGGCTCTACACCTCGCGGTGAGGTTCATCCCATTGCTAGAGAGCTAGCCAAAGAGATGGGGTATCCACTCGAAATGTTGCGTAGCAAAAGCTGGGATGAATTTGGTCTCGCAGGCGCTCCAGTGATGGATTTCATCATTACTGTATGTGATTCTGCTGCCGGCGAGGAATGTCCTTACTGGCCGGGTCATCCTGCTACTGCTCACTGGGGTTTTATGGATCCCGCTGCTGTCACCGAGGGTGATGAGGCGATGTGGGCAGCATTCAGAAAAGTAGAAATGGGTTTACGTAACCGTATCGAGCTCTTACTTGATCTGCCGATAGATAAATTAGATGACTTGCAGATCAAAGATGAGTTGCACGCAATCCACCACAAGTTGAATAAATAA
- a CDS encoding tautomerase family protein, translating to MATYSVYYAGLNLSTHQKYTIAQAITKIHAEVTGAEAYFAQVIFKELDIHDCFIGGVLLEDAHIFVNGQIRAGRSEQIKKQLLVEIEIAIQSTTKLASNQIWAYIDELSPNQMIEYGQILPAVGHDGVWFATLPANIQEKLSYINS from the coding sequence ATGGCTACCTATAGTGTGTATTACGCAGGCTTGAATCTTTCAACACATCAAAAATATACGATCGCCCAAGCAATTACCAAAATTCATGCAGAGGTTACTGGTGCAGAGGCATACTTTGCGCAAGTCATCTTTAAAGAATTAGATATTCATGATTGCTTCATTGGGGGTGTATTGCTCGAAGATGCTCACATTTTTGTTAATGGACAAATTCGTGCGGGAAGAAGCGAGCAAATAAAGAAGCAACTATTAGTCGAGATTGAGATTGCCATTCAAAGTACGACCAAATTGGCCAGCAATCAAATCTGGGCCTATATCGATGAGCTCTCACCCAATCAAATGATCGAATACGGTCAAATATTGCCTGCCGTTGGCCATGATGGTGTCTGGTTTGCAACTTTGCCTGCCAATATTCAAGAAAAGCTCAGCTATATCAACTCGTAA
- a CDS encoding DUF2252 domain-containing protein codes for MSSVKKPQYAVLHSVESFKNPRPSIEKRMADGKALRKKVSFAEQGIYTPPKYRVDPITILENQAKQRIESLIPIRYERMVQSPFTFYRGGAAIMAQDLANQPTTNITVQLCGDMHVSNFGLFGTAEHRLVFGINDFDETLPGSWEWDIKRLVASAVIASESIGGSKATSKELVYRITSEYQKRMEEYAKMPYLDLAEVFIGEKDIRRHFNKEHQKTLDAYLKETKGQGNIQVLQSLTTLVGKDRKIINRPPLIEHFKKQAFGVPLESLIDKALLNYSSTLLADRQVLFERYYLKDYARKVVGVGSVGTNCMVLYFEGDSANDPLFLQYKEAQKSVLTPYLGESIYRDMGRRVVAGQRLLQGAPDIFLNYGAVQFDINKSQGFYLRQLRDMKGGINIGAGGVSLKNFPDYAKLFGWALALGHARSGDAAVIAGYCGRSEELNKALYAFARSYAKQNQDDYELFCKAVKKGKLKVAKRKSAL; via the coding sequence ATGTCTTCAGTCAAAAAACCCCAATATGCCGTACTGCATTCTGTAGAGTCGTTTAAGAACCCACGACCCAGTATTGAGAAGCGCATGGCTGATGGCAAAGCCTTGCGCAAAAAAGTCAGCTTTGCAGAGCAGGGGATATACACACCACCTAAATATCGCGTTGACCCCATCACCATTTTAGAAAATCAAGCCAAGCAGCGGATTGAATCGCTTATCCCGATTCGGTACGAGCGCATGGTGCAATCGCCGTTTACCTTTTATCGTGGTGGAGCTGCCATCATGGCTCAAGACTTAGCCAATCAACCAACTACGAATATTACGGTGCAATTATGTGGTGATATGCATGTATCTAATTTTGGTTTATTTGGCACTGCTGAGCACCGCTTGGTCTTTGGTATAAACGACTTTGATGAAACCTTGCCTGGTAGCTGGGAGTGGGACATTAAGCGACTCGTTGCTAGTGCAGTCATTGCCTCTGAAAGCATCGGGGGTAGTAAGGCAACGAGCAAAGAATTGGTTTATCGCATCACTTCTGAATATCAAAAGCGGATGGAAGAGTATGCCAAGATGCCTTACCTAGATCTAGCCGAGGTATTTATTGGTGAGAAGGATATCCGCAGGCACTTCAATAAAGAACATCAGAAGACATTAGATGCGTATTTAAAAGAAACCAAAGGCCAAGGAAATATACAGGTCTTGCAAAGCTTAACAACGCTGGTAGGTAAGGACCGTAAAATTATCAATCGACCACCACTGATTGAGCACTTTAAGAAACAAGCCTTCGGCGTTCCTTTGGAATCATTGATTGATAAAGCCTTACTCAACTATTCCAGTACCTTGCTTGCAGATCGACAAGTCTTGTTTGAGCGTTACTACTTGAAAGACTATGCTCGCAAAGTTGTTGGTGTCGGTAGTGTCGGCACCAACTGTATGGTTCTGTATTTTGAGGGTGATAGTGCAAACGATCCACTATTTCTTCAATACAAAGAAGCCCAGAAGTCTGTTCTAACACCTTATTTGGGAGAATCCATTTATCGCGACATGGGTCGGCGTGTGGTAGCTGGCCAGCGATTGCTACAAGGTGCCCCTGACATCTTCCTCAATTACGGTGCTGTCCAATTTGACATCAACAAAAGTCAAGGCTTTTACTTACGCCAGCTACGGGATATGAAAGGCGGTATCAACATCGGGGCGGGGGGCGTGTCCTTGAAGAACTTCCCAGATTACGCCAAATTATTTGGCTGGGCCCTTGCTTTAGGCCATGCTCGCTCAGGTGATGCTGCTGTGATTGCTGGCTATTGCGGCAGATCTGAGGAGCTTAATAAAGCGCTTTATGCATTTGCTAGATCTTATGCAAAACAAAATCAAGATGACTATGAACTCTTTTGCAAAGCAGTCAAAAAAGGCAAACTGAAAGTTGCCAAGCGAAAATCTGCCCTCTAG